In Rhipicephalus microplus isolate Deutch F79 chromosome 7, USDA_Rmic, whole genome shotgun sequence, one genomic interval encodes:
- the LOC142766905 gene encoding venom allergen 5-like translates to MSTRRMLWRRAWLLLSLPFPAQPQEQPSSSVRPGGPDLRLWQLADTTTSPLPPNIPRPADFCQKPPYNDSHVMCMTQPLTDCITYFVNSTLLSESVLWMHNHYRSHLALGRLADFPTAGVMLQLRWDDELARVAEAKARLCADELGSLNVHVGGIWTVDFPDVGISMHPQKTDDETASVIWRFVVRDWFDQSISFPKEHVAKFVETSGTEQFVQLAAADTCAVGCSYTRNIMPKTALPQKYFHIYVCLYGPRAPLVGTPLYYTAPYCSLCPQDTICDVPCGLCVLRSWIPPPPQAPATTRAQEG, encoded by the coding sequence ATGTCGACCCGAAGAATGCTCTGGCGTAGAGCGTGGCTCCTGCTGTCGCTCCCCTTCCCGGCCCAGCCGCAGGAACAGCCGTCGTCATCAGTTCGTCCCGGAGGCCCCGACCTAAGACTTTGGCAGCTTGCGGATACAACGACGTCGCCCCTGCCGCCGAACATTCCGAGACCCGCGGACTTCTGCCAGAAGCCGCCGTACAACGACTCGCACGTCATGTGCATGACGCAGCCCTTGACCGATTGCATCACGTACTTCGTCAACTCAACCTTACTGAGCGAAAGCGTCCTGTGGATGCACAACCACTACAGGTCCCACCTGGCCCTGGGTCGACTCGCCGACTTTCCCACGGCCGGCGTCATGCTCCAACTGCGCTGGGACGACGAATTGGCTAGGGTCGCCGAGGCCAAGGCCCGGCTGTGCGCCGACGAACTCGGCAGCCTGAACGTCCACGTGGGAGGCATCTGGACAGTCGACTTCCCCGACGTGGGCATCAGCATGCACCCGCAGAAAACGGATgacgagacggcatccgtcataTGGCGCTTCGTGGTGCGTGACTGGTTTGACCAGAGCATCTCCTTCCCCAAGGAACATGTCGCCAAGTTCGTCGAGACGTCCGGTACCGAGCAGTTTGTCCAGCTGGCCGCCGCCGACACGTGCGCCGTCGGATGCAGCTACACGCGCAACATCATGCCCAAGACGGCCCTGCCGCAGAAGTACTTCCACATCTACGTCTGTCTCTACGGGCCCAGGGCGCCCCTGGTGGGAACGCCGCTGTATTACACGGCACCATACTGCTCGCTCTGTCCGCAGGACACAATATGCGACGTTCCTTGTGGACTCTGCGTACTAAGGAGCTGGATACCGCCCCCTCCCCAGGCACCCGCCACCACCAGAGCCCAAGAAGGATGA